Proteins found in one Hoplias malabaricus isolate fHopMal1 chromosome 17, fHopMal1.hap1, whole genome shotgun sequence genomic segment:
- the cd40lg gene encoding CD40 ligand isoform X2, protein MINTFHSSFNTPPVPPPIPPRHGHRGSALAKNTPLVKFLSVMLLLLMILTFGGFVYLFYRLGLTQNGYTQLQQCDRSDLRPDEVEYCKKLMKNNKAGIGQEGRAAFLTGRLSFTPLAQLILKWESTKSDDHSDTLLWNTGHSLLKDISVNSHGIITIKYPGYYFIYSQVSFSKGHVKVPLGQALWTQKTKKDTTQKQGWEKMLMAFCSLPQNSGVPDLCTASLFGVFELEENQQLLVNVTGKDLVNAESSTFGLFRLQD, encoded by the exons ATGATCAACACCTTCCACAGCAGCTTCAACACGCCGCCTGTCCCTCCACCAATCCCTCCACGCCATGGTCACCGGGGCTCAGCACTGGCCAAAAACACACCGCTGGTCAAATTTCTGTCTGTGATGTTGCTGCTACTGATGATACTGACATTCGGAGGGTTCGTCTACCTATTCTACAGACTCGGCCTG ACACAGAATGGCTACACTCAACTTCAACAATGTGATAGAAGTGACCTCAGACCCGATGAAGTGGAGTACTGCAAGAAACTGATGAAAAACAACAAGGCTGGTATAGGACAGGAAGGAAGAG cagcctttttaactggAAGACTCTCCTTCACACCACTGGCCCAGCTCATCCTTAAGTGGGAATCTACTAAAT CGGATGACCACTCAGACACCCTGCTCTGGAATACAGGCCACTCTCTGCTGAAGGATATCAGTGTTAACAGCCATGGGATCATAACCATTAAATACCCTGGATATTATTTCATCTACTCCCAGGTCTCTTTCTCTAAAGGACACGTGAAGGTCCCACTGGGGCAAGCTCTATGGACCCAGAAAACGAAAAAGGACACAACGCAGAAACAGGGCTGGGAGAAAATGCTCATGGCCTTCTGCAGTTTGCCCCAGAACAGCGGAGTGCCTGATTTATGCACTGCCTCGCTTTTCGGAGTGTTCGAACTAGAGGAAAATCAGCAGCTCTTGGTTAATGTAACTGGCAAAGACTTGGTGAATGCAGAGTCCAGCACTTTTGGATTGTTCAGATTACAGGACTAA
- the cd40lg gene encoding CD40 ligand isoform X1 — MINTFHSSFNTPPVPPPIPPRHGHRGSALAKNTPLVKFLSVMLLLLMILTFGGFVYLFYRLGLQTQNGYTQLQQCDRSDLRPDEVEYCKKLMKNNKAGIGQEGRAAFLTGRLSFTPLAQLILKWESTKSDDHSDTLLWNTGHSLLKDISVNSHGIITIKYPGYYFIYSQVSFSKGHVKVPLGQALWTQKTKKDTTQKQGWEKMLMAFCSLPQNSGVPDLCTASLFGVFELEENQQLLVNVTGKDLVNAESSTFGLFRLQD; from the exons ATGATCAACACCTTCCACAGCAGCTTCAACACGCCGCCTGTCCCTCCACCAATCCCTCCACGCCATGGTCACCGGGGCTCAGCACTGGCCAAAAACACACCGCTGGTCAAATTTCTGTCTGTGATGTTGCTGCTACTGATGATACTGACATTCGGAGGGTTCGTCTACCTATTCTACAGACTCGGCCTG CAGACACAGAATGGCTACACTCAACTTCAACAATGTGATAGAAGTGACCTCAGACCCGATGAAGTGGAGTACTGCAAGAAACTGATGAAAAACAACAAGGCTGGTATAGGACAGGAAGGAAGAG cagcctttttaactggAAGACTCTCCTTCACACCACTGGCCCAGCTCATCCTTAAGTGGGAATCTACTAAAT CGGATGACCACTCAGACACCCTGCTCTGGAATACAGGCCACTCTCTGCTGAAGGATATCAGTGTTAACAGCCATGGGATCATAACCATTAAATACCCTGGATATTATTTCATCTACTCCCAGGTCTCTTTCTCTAAAGGACACGTGAAGGTCCCACTGGGGCAAGCTCTATGGACCCAGAAAACGAAAAAGGACACAACGCAGAAACAGGGCTGGGAGAAAATGCTCATGGCCTTCTGCAGTTTGCCCCAGAACAGCGGAGTGCCTGATTTATGCACTGCCTCGCTTTTCGGAGTGTTCGAACTAGAGGAAAATCAGCAGCTCTTGGTTAATGTAACTGGCAAAGACTTGGTGAATGCAGAGTCCAGCACTTTTGGATTGTTCAGATTACAGGACTAA